The nucleotide sequence CACTGATCCAAATGCCCTCACTGTTCTTCTCCAGGATTCTGATGTGGCTGGCTTGCAGGTTCTTAGGGACGGCAAATGGATGGCAGTGGATCCCAAGCCAAGCGCGTTGGTCATCAACATCGGTGACCAGCTACAGGTGACAATGGATCACACACTCTTTTGTTGCACCGAAGTACCCCTGTTTCTCTTTTCATTGCTCTTTAGTCGAACTGTGTAGCGTACTGTTTTGGAGGTGGCCAAAGTCGGCCATTGACAGTATGGCCTTAGGCGATCCTGCACTCAAGAAGCTAAAACACTAGCCTAAACTTTGGATTATGTACTCACAAAATGGGTTGGTCTTCCTTAATAATGAATACGTACTTGTAGTGCCATCCCATCTCATATCTGAGATCAGCAGTCGGCGTTGGAACTTTGACAAGTAGTAGCTGACAATTAAATCTGTTCATGCAGGCATTAAGCAACGGTAGGTACAACAGCGTTTGGCATCGAGCTGTCGTCAACTCGAACAAGGAAAGGATGTCTGTGGCATCCTTCCTCTGTCCTTGCAACAACGTGATCATTAGCCCTCCGGAGGAGCTCGTCAGCGAGGGATCTCCAGCCACTTATAGGCGCTACACATACGACGAGTACTACAAGAAGTTTTGGAGCAGAAACTTGGACGGCGAACACTGCCTGGAGCTTTTCAAAAGGGAGAAAGCTTTTTAGGTGGACTGTGCCGCCTGCAACATCTCAACGTGACGTAGTCACCACTCATCAGGTGGCGCTGACGACGGTGTTCGTTGGCGACACAGTCTACCCAAATACCTGAGCGCTTTCGTTGTATCCATCATGTAGTCCACGAACGCGCTGTTTTAGTGGTGGGGGGTTTACTTTTGACTATGTTATCTGTCACACTGAACTGCTCACATCCCTTGTACCATTGTTTTCTCTTGAACTAGTCTTATCTATTTCACCGAATTTTCCTGTTCCAATCTGGTAGTGGCGTGGAGTAAGAGGATCTGAAATGATTTTGTTGTAATCGTTTGTGTGGGATGCACTTGATCGGCTTAGAATCCACCGAAGAGCAGAGGACTCTAGAATCCAGTCGAAGAGCACAAATAATTCTTAAGTCGATGGAAATTTTCCAAAGCGTAGCGTGTGGATATGGAAGGTGTGCTTCAATCATTATCTTCATCTGGACATAGTTCTCAAAGCTTCTGAAACATTACCAGCTTGGTCAATGGATCTTGGCATGGTAACAGCGAAACATACCATGTGGAATGCAGGCAACGAAAGAAGTGGAGACCGGGCGATTCTTTTGACGCAGAATTCGGCCATGGTGGTTCAACCTCGCTGGACGCTGCTGGAGATTGCTTGTGTGTCCTTTCGAGATGAGGGGTGAGAAAAATCCTTTACCTTCAGTAGCAGAAAACACTGCTCTTCATCCACAGCTGCCGACTATGGACTTCCTACAAAATCACACCCAATTATGAGTCTCAGCTTGGCGCATCATATTTCCCAATTATCCGACCACATCCTCTTGAGCCCATAAATGATGACATGATATAAATCATGTACATATTCATGACGAATTGAGATCAAAAAGAGGGCTCGAGAGGCATAGTACAATGGGCAGCTTCAGCGAAGCAGATACGATAACTGATACAAAACTCAATTGGCCGAGACGATGAAGGCATGGTTAAGATACTGCCATTGGAAAAGAGACTTGGGTGAAGGTGAAAGTGaaggaattgagagtgaaaatgcGTGTGCAAATGCTGCATATGAGATATATGAGCCAACGAAAAGTTGTACAATTCCCAGCCCACGTGTAGGACAGGCTAAGCCAGGCTGCAGAGTTTCATAGGCCTCATCCacccatatctctctctctctctctctctcaatctctctctctcacacacacacaaatttATCATGCATTCATACTCTAGAAGCATAAACTTTTAAATtgaataaaaaaaacatatatatgttaGGTTTATCATTGTCAAATTTGTGACTAAGAGAGAGTTCAACTCACTCCACCCCATTAAAGAAATAGaaaattgataatatatatacataggtCACGATGTCGTAATATATATGCATAATGACTAATTAATACGCCTCCATGCTGTCATTATGCTGTAGGAATTGTATTACTTAATTTGGTGCTCAAAATAGATAAAAAGTAGTCATCAAGTGTCATCCAACTGTAGCCAGAGAACGAGGATCTCGAGACAAAAAAGTTGTTCTGACCCGCAGTCGACGTCTTTTCCTCATCAACCTTTCCAAACACGGTTTACGAGCCTTCTTCCTTTCCGCACGTAGCCTCAGCCTCTAAAGTTCCCCCAAATCCATTAAAATCGATGATAAGTCAATAACACTAGGCTCATTTCCTCGTCCGTAGTAGAATCCTCTTCGTCTTCGACAATTTGGGCTCGACCACCGCGGCAATTTGGGTTTGGCTTGCTCAACTCGAACAGTCGATTGATGGCGCGAGAGAACCGGCAGAAGCGGTCGAAAGACACAGGCACGCGTTGGGTACAAGTGGAGTGCTCCGGAAATGGACGGTGTTGCGTCTGCGGAAGACAGGGAGGGCCTATTGCAGCAGCACGAGAAGAGAAGATGGTGGCACCAATACTCGGAGAGAGAACAGACCGATGGCTACCTATCTTAAAGTAGGTCCTTTCCACAATTAGAACAAGATAAATGTCTGGAATTTGAGATGCATGGCATATGCTGCTATACATGTCGAAGTAGAGGTATTCAGCTCAAATGCATACGTGTGTGTGTAAAAAGTTCCTGAGACAAGAAGACTGCTCTCATGAGGAGGGTTGTCATCTTAATCTAAAACGCGGGCGGAATAGAATGCTACAGACATAAGAACAGCGACTAAGATACCAGGAGATGAATTGGACTACAATCATGATTAGGAAAACTCGAAACGCTTTGCGAGCCCAAATGTCAGCATCTCTTCCCGAAGACAAAAAAATAATTGAAAACGAACAGCGAAAAAGCTGGCAAAACCGCAACCCAAAGAGTACAAGCTCCCATCACTGCATATATTAGAAGAAAGGAAAGCTGCTCctactgctactgctgctgctgctgcgctcTTCCTCATAGTTCAAGAATTGTAGACGTGGTCCAGTCAAGCATCTCTTCGACCCTTTCCTTTCCCTTTCTCTTGCGTCTCGTACGTCCTGACAACTTCAGCGTCGTGTCAACAGCAGGCGTTGATGTAGCTGAAGATCTGGTGCACCGCCGTCGCAACCTCATCCGCTGACCCCAACTTGCACGCTTCCTCCATCTGCACTCCGAAGAAACAGtgaagtcatcagctcgcgttcgcGACGTCTAACATGGCAGACGAAGCGGGGAGCAGATGGTGAACCGACCTTCAGGCTGAGGGAGTACAGGATGGAGGAGGGTTCGAGGGAGGCGACGTTGAGATGAAGCACAGAGAGACGGAGCTCCTCCATGGCCGCGATGGCCCGCGCCAGCTGCCCCCTCCGCCGCCGCGTGGCCACCTTCAAATTCACATGCCCCTGCACCACCGTCGCTTCCACATCCACCCCTGTTCCATCCTCCTGTTGTGCTTCTTCTCCGTTAGCGTATCGCCGTCGCTGCTGCGACCGCGAATAGCCTGTGTACTGCGGCGAGATGAAGAACCCGTCGTGCAGCACGGACGTGTGGCGCGGTTCGTCGTCGTTGGGCCTCAATCGGACGGCGGCCGACTCCAGCAGCCGCTTCTGGGTTCGAAGGGAGAGGAGGCGCTGTTCGAGCTCCTTGACGAAGTCGATGGCACCACCGATGATGGACGCCTGGTCTCCCTGTGTGCAGCAACGCAGACACATCAGGTCGAAGCTTGTCTGGGAAGGGTGGGATTGCGAATTATGAACTATAAGCGTACGCGGTGGACATAGGAAGACGGCATGAGGGAGCGGAGGGTAGCGAGGTGGTCGTTCATGAGGCGCCGGCGGTTGCGCTCCACGGCAATATGGGTCATCCTTTGGCTCTCCACCTCCTGCGCACTCTTCGACGTCGAAGCCTGCCGCGGCCTCTTCCTCTTCCGCCGCTCGTTCGGCCCGACTCCCGCCGCGGATCTCGTTGGCCCGGTCGTGGCAACGGTCGCCGGCGTTTTATGGTGGACCACGCCTCTCGTCTCCGACTCGGACGCGTGGGTAATGCAGCTTTCCAGCTGCTCCACCACGCGGGACGTGTCCGTCTCGGCCGTCCGCAGTTGCTTGAAGCAGTTCTGGCCCTGTAGCCGCAGGAGGAGCTGGAAGTTGGATTCTTGCGTGCAAGAAGTGAAGAAACTTTCGTGCTGATACTGATACTGTTGCAAATGGAGCTCGACTTCCTCTTCCCCTGCTTGCATGGCTCCTTGGAGTAGTTGAAGGAAAGGCATTTGGTGAGAGAACAGGTTCCCATAGATCATTTCAGGATGTTCAGAGAAGGTGGCGCTCGCTGCTCCTGCTTCCAAGCACCCTGCGCTCGGCTCCTCTCTAACCAACTGCTTTGGAAACAAAGAAAGAGGGGAAATGAAGGGATAGGCAAGTATGTTTAAGCTGAAGCAACAACATAAGAAAACATAAGCTTAGCCATATATAGATTGCATGTTCAACGATCATTACTTGCATCGCATTGAATGGAATGTCCAAAAGTGGGATCCCATAACACATCGATGTTCTTCTATCCGCAAATAGGTCTTCTTCATGCAGATGTGACCAGGAGCGAAAGTGACAAGGAAAACAATAAACGAAAGCAAAGGTTGGGGATACTCGAGGGAGGGCTTACAAGGGCATCATTAATGGGTTCTCCTCGTAGCTGCTCCATCGGAGCAGCAGGCAATGCAGCAGCAACAGATGTGAATTTGACCACTCCCGCTGCTCTGCTCCTCCAGGCAGCAGATCGAACGACCTCTGACCGCTCCTCCTCTGCTTCTCCTCTTCACGATCGAAGCATAGTTCAGGCTTCTGTCTTAAATTCTGCCACTCACCACCCGCCCGGAGCAATAAATACATTCAGAACAAGCATCATCACCGGTTAGGAACCCAGCTGCTCCTCCGCCTTCCTTCCTGATCTCCCTACAGACGCAGGGATGCAACAACATAAATGCTGAGTTGAAAGAAGAAGCAGAGAAGTCAGGAGCGGTGATATGGAACGCGGAAGGCTAAGAGATAGCGAGGGGAAGCTGAAATGTGGACAAAGTGATACAGCGCACAACATAAGATGGCTACTAAAGCAAGCAACCAAACCACCATGGGGTGGTTAAAAGGGAAGCAGGCGGCGATTGCATCTTTACTAGCTAGCTACAGAAGAGCTGTGGGGGGATTGAGGACCTCTTCCTGTCGACTCCATCACAAGCCCCTCCCATGCATTATTGTTTGGTGGCAGATTTGTCCAGCAACGAAGACAACACAGCCGTGGgctcctctgtctctctctctctctctctcgttccctTGACTTTCTTCTATATTCAGTTATTTGAAGAAAGATATGTGCGTGTCTCAAAATACATAGAGCTGCCTATGGAGGAGTTAAATGAACTTTGTTGCGTAGCCTGCAACACGTGCTGTCGTTATCATGACCCAATCCGAACACACGTCATGGGAGTCAAATCCTTAAGATATATCACTTAAAATATTTCTCTTCCAACACAAATTACATCAATTCAAACAGCCACATTATCCACTAAAATTCAGAACCAATATACAATTCTTGGATCAAAGATACAATTCATATTATAGGTAAATAGGAGGGTGACACGATGAAAGGTCAGTAAGTCCTCGTAGAGGGGTTTTTGGACTGTGGTTGGTCGTCGCCAAGGGCACCATCTGCTTGTGCATGGAGTCACACAGCACGGATAACGCATCCGGTTTGATGAGCCCTTGCTGTCACGGCACCAACAATTCGAGTTTGTCGGTATGTGAAGAGACTTGGCCACTGGTAGGGAGGGAGAGAataattttaaatctaaaaaaattaaagatcaataattaaacatatatttataaaagaataatATCTTTTAACGTGATTTGATAAGTTTAATCTATATTcatgtaaaaaaattaaattctttatgagatcaattataataaattatcaatttttttacgCATcacataaatctaaaaaaatttatatttttattatatttaaaaatcttAGAGAGTATCttatttaaatatcataaataatattctATTTATATATCCTAGAGAAAAACTTAAGAACACCAAAAATATTTCTCACATCTTATTTTTTCTCACTGAaatcttaaaatatataaaatatttatagaagaatcaagTCATAATTAATAGAATATAATTCATTCTCCAAAATTTCTTTTTATATTAGGATTCCTTATCTACAGGAATTCAAAATACTTATTAATTCCAGTAATATCTTTCTTGATAAGTATTTTATCTATTTTTTGccttctgaaaaaaaaaattttgcttTACACTCCTTACAATATTCGTCACTTATTTTTGTTAAATCTATGATAATATTTTAAGACCTGACACCACATATTGGAAATgaaagaagatttttaaaatcaaaataaaactcaaagattaagaaactaacagACATACTAGAAAGTCGACATAAGATTTAATATGattagactatatatatatatatatatatatatatatatatatataattaaaaaaatttaatacatAAAAAATCAATTACAATACATTGAGTTATTCTCGCTTAGGCATAATTTTCTTATAAACCAtatcatataaattttaaaaaaattataccatTTTCTCTCGTGTTTTTTAGAAATTCTAGAAAATATCCTTTCTAGATTCCCTAAACCCAATAAcaccaaaaatattttttttcattttattctaTTTATCAAAATTCAAtaatatatgatatatttatacgacaatcatatcttaattactgaaatttttttctttcacaaaaaagttattatattaaaatatttatcccACTcaactttaaaaatattaaaatacttatcaatttcaATAGCAATCATTCCGTTCGACTAAACGGGGGTGGGGTTGATGGCCGCACCACCTACAAGGGACGTGAACGATAAAAGTTTCACATAACTTCACGGGACGTCGAGGATGTCATTAAATATTCAAAGTTGTCGTATGATTTTTATCTACTACACGAAGTGACAAAGACATCGTTTTGTGTACTTTTGTGAGCGTATCCtaatctttcttctccctcttgctTTGCGTCGAGGGGTAAATGGGATCGGTAAACACGGTTGCAATTCATGAAAACTAGTTATGGTAACTTTTCTGTCCTTAGCCCATCTTTTAGATAGTAGACAATTTATATAATCCATTGGTAGAGAGCTCCACTTCTATCTCATCCCTTCGAGTCTTGGTTACGATGACTTACGTCCTCATAAGGGATCTAAGATTCAAGTCCCTTAAGGTTTTAAGGGAATTAGATGGTAAATTTCCTCGTAtaattggaaaaatcttatcttctatcaaacatctttaaaaataattaaataaaattaaactcttttatttcttttactcTCTTCTAACATTTTCTTTATATCTTTAACCAAAGCATATCGATACGAGAGCATGTTATTGATATGACATCGATCTTATAATACAATTAAACTaatatcataatcaaattaatttcttaaatcacatcaatatatcatataaaaactGTCTAAGCGATTATGAAGGTCTATATTCTTTGTTACCATCCTTTATAAGTAACTTTTCAtgagtaatttttttaatatttgaaccAATAAATATTCATGTAAATATGGAGGTTCgactgtttaaaaatgaaaaaaacaatTACGAAAATATAAAACCTCAAATTATTTTACTTGGCCAATAATTATCAAGGCATGAGTTGGAAATACAGTAATTACAATCACAATATCAAAGTTATGCATGCCGTTCACTACACATAAGATATTCTAGGGGTATTAACAAGGTTTAGTTTTTGTtatctaaatttaaaaaaaatattaaaaataattattaacatTCGATAAGAAAAAAGATACCATCTAATTCCTATCGAAAAGGCGAGTTACACTAACTCGAAGCACAACTTGGTTTACTCTGTTCTCTAATCATTTTTTTCttagaattaattataaattatcctttATACTTTGATCTTATTAATATTACGGTTTATATACTTaacaaatttatattgatatctctataattttaaaaataaaataaataattttatttattataatactaTCAACATTGATAGAAAACATAACACATAACATAATGTACTGGATCGATATAAAAATAAtggataaaaagaaaattttaatattatttttattttttatcaataaaaaaaataatttctaacATCTCACATGCTAAAAACGatagagatattaaaattatttttttctctattaCTTTTATATCGATCCAATATATTTTGTTTTATATATAGCTGATgatgttatgataaataaaattatttatttttattttttaaattataaaaaaattaatatattttttatataaaaaatttatgattaaatataaaaaatatgtaaGTCCCACAGTGTTGGGGTGGGTGGTGGGGGGCGGGGGGGTGTGGGTGGCGGGGCCGGGGGCGTGGGGTGGAGGTTTGACCTGTAAGGAAATGTGGCAGATCCAATCAGGCACTTGACGGTGCTCGGCGTGATGACACCCGCCACAGTCGATACGTCCCCAAACTTTGTCTCATTAAGATGAAAGCATGCTTGTGGGAACTCCAATTATTTGCCCTTGCAGTCGAAACTCGCTCTTTAGAGTAAGCTCCCATGTGCTGAGATGAACCACAGACAGAGAAAGCTACAGCTACCACTGGTCATCATGACGAAGAAGCAGTTTGACCTCTGTTCCTCCGACGACCTCTCTGCAATCTGCCAACAATAATAATTCACGGCGCGGACGCGAAAAAGCCTTGCACCTCTGGCGCCGCACATGTTCTTCGCTGAGCCTCCATGCCTCCTCGTCGTCCATGACCGGTACTTTCGAAGGACTGCGGCCTTCAGCGAGCAGTTGAAGCAGCAGATCTCGTCGAAAAGACGCGGGCGTAAGCGCATCCGCTATGGGCGATACGCCGTGCAGTGCAGCAATAATGCACAGTGACGACCCTCCTGTCGATGATCCACATCACCTTGACCGGCTCAGCTAGTTAAAGTGAGGAATCGACCTCAGGACACGTATGACAACGTAAAGCCTCTCTTTGAGATCTCGGAATGATCATTTCTGCTGCTTCATGCCATGTCTCTTCTAGCAAATAGGACAACAAGAAGATGAGATGGAATAGCAGATGAGTTCGTCTTAATTTTTAGGATGCATCGGCAATCATTCGATCGCATGTATCTTTTAGGAATGCAACGTTTTTACATCCACCAATCACTTCAAAAGATTTAACCTGTTCTTCCAAAAGGTTTACAGGCGGCTGTAAAATCTATCATGGAATTAACACCGAAAAGACAAGAAACTTTGTTgggcaaaaaataataattaaaccaCCAAATGATACGTTCTCTCTCCTGCCTGCAATCTGCGCTCCGAGTTGTCTATCCTCTATCATTTTTTGTTGCTGCCATTCGATCCATACATTACTGCTGGTTGATACTTTGACACAACCTCTGGTACTGATAGTTCCCCGAGCCCTTCTGGTCCACCACAAACACTACAGCGGTATAACAAGTGATTCACCGGTACTGGAGCTATAAATGCTAGTAATTTCCAAGACGCAGGCAATCTCGTTCCATCCTTTGGCTGTTCCAGTGACGGATGCCACAGAACACCTATCCTCCTTCCCATATATATTCTGTGCCATCCAATCGGCCCCCTCGGAACGAGTGGTGGACGTTCTGTCATCAACGATATCTGCTGTTCCCGAGTACCGTTTTAAGTGCAGCAAAGCCTGGTAACGAGGGAGGGAAGCCATCTCTGCGAGACGAGTACTGGTAGCTGAGCCATGGCTTCCACCACCAGCGTCACATGCGGCCTCACCTCCCCGGCTCTGGTCGACGCAAAGGTGACCCCACGTCAGTCCGCCCCGCACTCCATCTGCCTCCCGTCCCTGCCTCCTCCGCCCCACATCGCGTCGCCCAGCCGCCCGCAGGCCAGAGAGACATGGACCACTGCTGCTTACTGTAAGTCCTTCGGTTCCTCGATACCCTGCTGCTTTAAATAAGCCATTATACAGGCAATTCATCGTCCATGCGAAGCCTTCTATGGCGTTTGCTGGATTGCGTTATATAAAGCAATCGGATGGTCTCTATTTTCTGCTCAATCTTTGCTCTTAAGCTCATTCCGAGTCTCATATAAATATAGCCAAACAGAAAAATGGCATAGAGACGAACAGACTTAAAGAAGAGCAATTAAATGCTTTCCTCTGGATTTTTGGTGGTTCAGGTCGTAAAGTAGCAGGAAAATTTATCGTCAGGGCCGCAGGAGAATCATCAGCTGAAGTTGCAACCGAGCTTCCAGAAATCGTGAAGAAGATACAAGATGCGGTCAGCTTTTCCTGTTCATACTCCCTATGTGCATTATTCTCGCCCTTGGAGATTTCAACTGACCTCTTTTAGGTAGGCAGTGGGACAAACTTGAAGACAAGTATGCAATCAGCGGCCTTGCACTTGTTGGAGCTATTGCTCTGTGGAGCACAGGCGGCATGATCTCGGTACACCTAATACTGAAACTAATCTCAGCATTCCATCTTTTGCCTTTGTAAATGTCAAATGTTGTCAGGTAATTCTCGTAGATTCTGATGTCCTCATGTTACCTAAATCTGTTCTCATTTCTGCAGGCTATCGATAGGCTTCCTGTAGTTCCTGGTGTTCTTGAAATTGTGGGAATTGGCTACACAGGGGTGAGTCTCATCCATTAAGCGAAGTCAATTACTGCATGCATCTACTTAGCAGGCATCCTCTTTGCATCATACAGATTACGTTTCACATGACCTAAATAAGCTTATATATTATGCATATGCTGTTGCTAAGATCATTGGtaaacattgatttgcatttcttGATCTACAAGGGAAGGAAAGCAATTAATTGTAATTGAAACGCCAATACTAAACCCTGTTTAGTCTCTAACACTGATTGTTTCCGTAGACTAACTAATTCCTTTTCTCTTTTGCTCTCAAATCTTTGCAGTGGTTTGCATACCACAACCTGGTTTTCAAGCCTGACAGGTATCTTGTTTCCACTTTGTAGGATATTATGTTGTTCATCGTATCAATGCTATTACATAAATGAGCATTTTTCTTCACCGCATATcattttccttcttcctcttgtgaAATTTACTGCAATGTTGGAGATTTTTGATGTATTTCATAAACTGCTGTATGGCTTTAATCTGTCGAATCCTTATACCCATCTGCATCTCAGGGACGCACTGATAGCAAAAATCAAGGGCATATATGGTGAAATTATTGGGAGCAGCAGCTAAACTAAGCTACATGAGAC is from Musa acuminata AAA Group cultivar baxijiao chromosome BXJ3-8, Cavendish_Baxijiao_AAA, whole genome shotgun sequence and encodes:
- the LOC103994233 gene encoding transcription factor bHLH57-like isoform X2, with product MEQLRGEPINDALLVREEPSAGCLEAGAASATFSEHPEMIYGNLFSHQMPFLQLLQGAMQAGEEEVELHLQQYQYQHESFFTSCTQESNFQLLLRLQGQNCFKQLRTAETDTSRVVEQLESCITHASESETRGVVHHKTPATVATTGPTRSAAGVGPNERRKRKRPRQASTSKSAQEVESQRMTHIAVERNRRRLMNDHLATLRSLMPSSYVHRGDQASIIGGAIDFVKELEQRLLSLRTQKRLLESAAVRLRPNDDEPRHTSVLHDGFFISPQYTGYSRSQQRRRYANGEEAQQEDGTGVDVEATVVQGHVNLKVATRRRRGQLARAIAAMEELRLSVLHLNVASLEPSSILYSLSLKMEEACKLGSADEVATAVHQIFSYINACC
- the LOC103994233 gene encoding transcription factor bHLH94-like isoform X1, with the translated sequence MEQLRGEPINDALLVREEPSAGCLEAGAASATFSEHPEMIYGNLFSHQMPFLQLLQGAMQAGEEEVELHLQQYQYQHESFFTSCTQESNFQLLLRLQGQNCFKQLRTAETDTSRVVEQLESCITHASESETRGVVHHKTPATVATTGPTRSAAGVGPNERRKRKRPRQASTSKSAQEVESQRMTHIAVERNRRRLMNDHLATLRSLMPSSYVHRGDQASIIGGAIDFVKELEQRLLSLRTQKRLLESAAVRLRPNDDEPRHTSVLHDGFFISPQYTGYSRSQQRRRYANGEEAQQEDGTGVDVEATVVQGHVNLKVATRRRRGQLARAIAAMEELRLSVLHLNVASLEPSSILYSLSLKVGSPSAPRFVCHVRRRERELMTSLFLRSADGGSVQVGVSG
- the LOC135644525 gene encoding protein CURVATURE THYLAKOID 1B, chloroplastic-like — encoded protein: MASTTSVTCGLTSPALVDAKVTPRQSAPHSICLPSLPPPPHIASPSRPQARETWTTAAYCRKVAGKFIVRAAGESSAEVATELPEIVKKIQDAWDKLEDKYAISGLALVGAIALWSTGGMISAIDRLPVVPGVLEIVGIGYTGWFAYHNLVFKPDRDALIAKIKGIYGEIIGSSS